A genomic segment from Acyrthosiphon pisum isolate AL4f chromosome A3, pea_aphid_22Mar2018_4r6ur, whole genome shotgun sequence encodes:
- the LOC100162543 gene encoding survival of motor neuron-related-splicing factor 30 isoform X1 has product MADELINYKLQLQQVEAALTNSPDDPELMKLKTDLEEVIELTAELVRTQTQPKKEVVQTKKESSYQPDILPSVAKTKGEWKSGDRCLAQLADDGKFYEGTIETIDGEAVAVLIDGQKAAAVTTLDFIKDLPRTHPNEMKHKKQPVAKYREYQKKRKLAKQQRFKQLEEEREVEKNKWLAFATKGVKKGIPKKSIFASPDNVNGRVGIGTCGLGGKGMTEFPTAEKRKK; this is encoded by the exons ATGGCGGACGAGCTAATCAATTACAAATTGCAACTGCAGCAG GTAGAAGCTGCATTGACAAATAGTCCCGATGACCCAGAACTCATGAAATTAAAAACCGATTTAGAAGAAGTTATTGAATTAACTGCTGAACTTGTAAGAACGCAAACTCAGCCAAAAAAAGAAGTtg ttcaaacaaaaaaagaatcatCTTATCAACCTGATATACTACCATCTGTTGCAAAGACGAAAGGGGAATGGAAATCAGGGGACAGATGTTTGGCTCAGCTAGCGGATGATGGTAAATTTTATGAAGGTACTATTGAGACTATTGATGGAGAAGCGGTGGCAGTTTTAATTGATGGACAAAAAGCCGCTGCAGTAACAACACTAgattttattaaagatttacCTAGAACTCATCCTAATGAAATGAAACacaa GAAACAACCAGTAGCCAAGTATAGAGAATATCAGAAGAAAAGAAAACTTGCTAAACAGCAGAGGTTTAAACAATTAGAAGAGGAACGtgaagtagaaaaaaataaatggctAGCATTTGCTACTAAA GGTGTGAAAAAAGGCATACCAAAAAAAAGCATATTTGCCTCTCCTGATAATGTTAATGGACGAGTTGGCATTGGCACCTGTGGCTTAGGCGGAAAAGGTATGACTGAATTTCCAACTGctgagaaaagaaaaaaataa
- the LOC100162543 gene encoding survival of motor neuron-related-splicing factor 30 isoform X2 codes for MKLKTDLEEVIELTAELVRTQTQPKKEVVQTKKESSYQPDILPSVAKTKGEWKSGDRCLAQLADDGKFYEGTIETIDGEAVAVLIDGQKAAAVTTLDFIKDLPRTHPNEMKHKKQPVAKYREYQKKRKLAKQQRFKQLEEEREVEKNKWLAFATKGVKKGIPKKSIFASPDNVNGRVGIGTCGLGGKGMTEFPTAEKRKK; via the exons ATGAAATTAAAAACCGATTTAGAAGAAGTTATTGAATTAACTGCTGAACTTGTAAGAACGCAAACTCAGCCAAAAAAAGAAGTtg ttcaaacaaaaaaagaatcatCTTATCAACCTGATATACTACCATCTGTTGCAAAGACGAAAGGGGAATGGAAATCAGGGGACAGATGTTTGGCTCAGCTAGCGGATGATGGTAAATTTTATGAAGGTACTATTGAGACTATTGATGGAGAAGCGGTGGCAGTTTTAATTGATGGACAAAAAGCCGCTGCAGTAACAACACTAgattttattaaagatttacCTAGAACTCATCCTAATGAAATGAAACacaa GAAACAACCAGTAGCCAAGTATAGAGAATATCAGAAGAAAAGAAAACTTGCTAAACAGCAGAGGTTTAAACAATTAGAAGAGGAACGtgaagtagaaaaaaataaatggctAGCATTTGCTACTAAA GGTGTGAAAAAAGGCATACCAAAAAAAAGCATATTTGCCTCTCCTGATAATGTTAATGGACGAGTTGGCATTGGCACCTGTGGCTTAGGCGGAAAAGGTATGACTGAATTTCCAACTGctgagaaaagaaaaaaataa